The Halopseudomonas sabulinigri genome window below encodes:
- a CDS encoding AraC family transcriptional regulator, with protein MSDDTHSVTPLYAQALLQSAARHGVALPAHLCSRLQARERIPLAVQDELWESYCALLPDPLAGLRLGLDIQVGHLDSAGMLLVTCDTLGEALEQLVEYAPVIGAGGDFSLQQQGALAWIEYQPHLAVRQAERVEAVLATQLNLTRWSTGGRFQPHSIHFAHAPLSAEADYRELVDCPLQFNAGHNRLSFSVDQLSLPLIQANSALREHLRQLADETLEALGQHSLSAEVQRAVRLQPRWGKERIAEQLNISGRHLNRKLAEEGLSFKALRENVLQEMACQALQGKQSVAHIAEQLGFSDENAFVRAFRRWQGMTPARYRQG; from the coding sequence ATGTCAGACGACACCCACAGCGTCACCCCACTCTACGCCCAGGCGCTGCTGCAGTCCGCAGCGCGGCATGGCGTGGCTCTGCCCGCGCACTTGTGTTCGCGGCTGCAGGCGCGCGAGCGCATACCGCTGGCGGTGCAGGATGAACTCTGGGAAAGCTATTGCGCCCTGCTGCCCGACCCGCTTGCCGGGCTGCGCCTGGGGCTGGATATTCAGGTGGGGCATCTCGATAGCGCCGGCATGCTGCTGGTCACCTGCGACACTCTGGGCGAGGCGCTGGAGCAATTGGTGGAGTACGCCCCGGTGATTGGTGCCGGCGGTGATTTCAGCCTGCAGCAGCAGGGCGCACTGGCCTGGATCGAATACCAGCCGCATCTGGCGGTACGTCAGGCCGAGCGAGTCGAGGCCGTGCTGGCCACGCAGCTGAACCTGACGCGCTGGTCGACCGGCGGGCGCTTCCAGCCGCATAGCATTCACTTTGCCCATGCGCCGCTCAGCGCAGAAGCCGACTACCGTGAGCTGGTCGATTGCCCGCTACAGTTCAACGCCGGCCACAACCGCCTCAGCTTCAGCGTCGACCAGCTGTCGCTGCCACTGATTCAGGCCAACAGCGCGCTGCGTGAGCATCTGCGCCAGCTGGCCGATGAAACGCTCGAAGCCCTCGGCCAGCACAGCCTCAGCGCCGAAGTCCAGCGCGCCGTGCGGCTGCAGCCGCGCTGGGGCAAGGAGCGCATCGCCGAGCAATTGAACATCAGCGGTCGCCACCTGAACCGCAAACTGGCCGAGGAAGGCCTGTCGTTCAAGGCGCTGCGCGAGAACGTGCTGCAGGAAATGGCCTGCCAGGCGTTACAGGGCAAGCAGAGCGTGGCGCACATTGCCGAACAGCTCGGCTTTTCGGACGAGAACGCCTTCGTTCGCGCCTTCCGCCGCTGGCAGGGCATGACCCCGGCGCGTTACCGGCAAGGTTGA
- a CDS encoding flavin-containing monooxygenase produces MYAVIGAGPMGLATARNLQKLDIPFVGLELNNDVGGLWDIDNPHSTMYETAHLISSKRMTEFAEFPMGEEVASYPHHSELKRYFRDYATHFDLYRHYEFNTRVISISPQSGGWQLVTERNGEQQSRHVEGVLIANGTLHTPNRPQLPGEFAGRIMHSSEYRDPSVFKDKRVLIVGCGNSGADIAVDAVHHAKSVDMSLRRGYYFLPKFLKGRPIDTLGGKFKLPRKLKQRVDAALIRFIMGKPSDYGLPDPDYRLYESHPVVNSLILHHLGHGDIKARRDIQGLNGNEVDFVDGESAEYDLILLATGYQLDYPFVDRQHLNWPAQLDAPQLYLNVFHPEYHNLFMMGMIEAAGLGWEGRNLQARLAALYIHQRQQCSAAALTFDQIKRTQATASLDGGYDYIKLARMAYYVNKDAYLAALKQHIAELEAGLEQHAPQPVAAT; encoded by the coding sequence ATGTACGCTGTCATTGGCGCCGGCCCCATGGGTCTGGCCACGGCCCGCAACCTGCAGAAACTGGATATCCCCTTCGTCGGCCTGGAGCTGAACAACGATGTGGGCGGCCTGTGGGACATCGACAACCCGCACAGCACCATGTACGAGACCGCGCACCTGATTTCCTCCAAGCGGATGACCGAGTTCGCCGAGTTCCCCATGGGCGAGGAGGTGGCCAGCTACCCGCACCACAGCGAACTGAAACGCTATTTCCGCGACTACGCCACGCATTTTGATCTGTATCGCCACTACGAATTCAACACCCGGGTGATCAGCATCAGCCCGCAGAGCGGTGGTTGGCAGCTGGTGACCGAGCGCAACGGTGAGCAGCAAAGCCGCCACGTGGAAGGCGTGCTGATTGCCAACGGCACCCTGCACACGCCCAACCGGCCACAGCTGCCGGGCGAGTTCGCTGGCCGCATCATGCACTCCAGCGAGTACCGCGACCCTTCGGTATTCAAGGACAAGCGCGTGCTCATCGTCGGCTGCGGCAACTCGGGCGCCGACATTGCCGTGGATGCGGTGCACCATGCCAAATCGGTGGATATGAGCCTGCGCCGCGGCTATTACTTTCTGCCCAAGTTTCTCAAGGGTCGGCCTATCGATACCCTGGGCGGCAAGTTCAAGCTGCCGCGCAAACTCAAACAACGCGTGGATGCGGCGCTGATCCGCTTCATCATGGGCAAGCCATCGGATTACGGCCTGCCCGACCCGGACTACCGCCTGTACGAGTCGCACCCGGTGGTCAACTCGCTGATTCTGCATCACCTGGGGCATGGCGATATCAAGGCGCGCCGCGACATTCAGGGCCTGAACGGCAATGAAGTGGATTTTGTCGACGGCGAAAGCGCCGAGTACGACCTGATCCTGCTCGCCACTGGCTACCAGCTCGATTATCCCTTTGTGGACCGTCAGCATCTGAACTGGCCGGCCCAGCTTGACGCGCCGCAGCTGTACCTCAACGTGTTCCACCCCGAATACCACAACCTATTCATGATGGGCATGATCGAAGCGGCCGGGCTGGGCTGGGAAGGGCGCAATCTGCAAGCGCGATTGGCCGCGCTCTACATTCACCAGCGCCAGCAGTGCAGCGCCGCCGCGCTCACCTTTGACCAGATCAAGCGCACGCAGGCCACAGCCAGTCTGGACGGCGGCTACGACTACATCAAGCTGGCGCGCATGGCCTACTACGTCAACAAGGATGCCTACCTGGCGGCCCTCAAGCAGCACATTGCCGAGCTTGAAGCCGGGCTTGAGCAGCACGCGCCGCAGCCGGTAGCCGCCACATGA
- a CDS encoding bile acid:sodium symporter family protein, whose protein sequence is MSGALPIQFDPASLILLNIIMAGMMFGVSLTLKLDDFKRLLKAPVAPVAGLFAQFLLLPLATCLLTWVLRIDPELALGMILVASCPGGSFSNVMTWLGKGNVAVSVSMTAISSLAATVLTPLNFAFYGWLNPHTRAYLTQISLEPGSILLIVLLVLAVPLVLGMLSGRRWPQLAQRSEKPLRVISLLVFLGFVGIAFSNNFALFIERFNSFFWLVVAHNLLALSLGYGMARLMKLPVADRRAVTMEVGIQNSGLGLVILFTFFPEAGGMMLITAFWGTWHLVSGLTLSQIWSRQSRRAAEHAQHLAAQRGAEQSL, encoded by the coding sequence ATGAGCGGCGCGCTGCCGATCCAATTTGATCCGGCCAGCCTGATTCTGCTCAACATCATCATGGCCGGGATGATGTTTGGCGTCTCGCTGACGCTCAAGCTGGACGACTTCAAACGCCTCCTCAAGGCGCCGGTAGCACCGGTGGCCGGTCTGTTTGCGCAGTTTCTGCTGCTGCCGCTGGCCACCTGCCTGCTGACCTGGGTGCTGCGCATTGACCCCGAGCTGGCGCTGGGCATGATCCTGGTTGCCTCCTGCCCCGGCGGCAGCTTCTCCAACGTGATGACCTGGCTGGGCAAGGGCAACGTGGCGGTGTCGGTCAGCATGACGGCTATCTCCAGCCTGGCTGCCACCGTGCTAACACCGCTCAACTTTGCCTTCTACGGCTGGCTCAACCCGCATACCCGCGCCTACCTCACGCAGATCAGCCTGGAGCCGGGCAGCATTCTGCTGATCGTGCTGCTGGTGCTGGCGGTGCCGCTGGTTCTCGGCATGCTCAGTGGCCGGCGCTGGCCGCAGCTGGCCCAGCGCAGTGAAAAGCCGCTGCGGGTGATCTCGTTGCTGGTATTTCTGGGCTTTGTCGGCATTGCCTTCAGCAACAACTTCGCGCTGTTTATCGAGCGCTTCAACAGCTTCTTCTGGCTGGTGGTGGCGCACAACCTGCTGGCGCTGTCGCTGGGGTACGGCATGGCGCGGCTGATGAAGCTGCCGGTGGCCGACCGCCGCGCGGTGACCATGGAGGTGGGTATTCAGAACTCCGGGCTGGGGCTGGTAATCCTCTTCACCTTTTTCCCCGAGGCCGGCGGCATGATGCTGATCACTGCCTTCTGGGGCACCTGGCATCTGGTTTCCGGGCTGACCCTGTCTCAGATCTGGTCACGCCAGAGCCGCCGCGCCGCCGAACACGCACAACACCTTGCCGCCCAGCGCGGCGCAGAACAGAGCCTGTAA
- a CDS encoding SDR family oxidoreductase, with the protein MSKRILITGAAGYIGHQLGNRLAKDYHVVGTDLRSRDDVDFPLQIMDIRDRELAALLKQKQITHVVHLASVLQASKDRERDFDIDVNGTRNVLRACIEAGVQHLTVTSSGAAYGYYPDNPTWIDEGDAIRGNAEFAYSDHKRQVEELLATFRSNHPELQQLIFRPGTVLGTDTRNQITGLFEAKRVLTIKGSDSPFVFIWDQDVLAAMEMGIREDKRGIYNMAGDGALTMREIAQRLNKPTLTLAPWVLKSALQVAKWLGKPTGPEQINFLRYRPVLSNQRLKNEFGYQLQKTSAETFDFFVEARGLRR; encoded by the coding sequence ATGAGCAAACGCATTCTTATCACCGGCGCGGCCGGTTACATCGGCCATCAGCTCGGGAACCGCCTGGCCAAGGATTATCACGTGGTGGGCACCGACCTGCGCAGCCGCGATGACGTCGACTTCCCACTGCAGATCATGGATATCCGCGACCGCGAACTGGCGGCGCTGCTGAAGCAAAAGCAGATCACCCACGTGGTGCACCTGGCCTCCGTTCTGCAAGCCTCGAAGGACCGCGAACGTGACTTTGATATCGACGTCAACGGCACCCGCAACGTACTGCGCGCCTGCATCGAAGCCGGCGTGCAGCACCTGACGGTCACCAGCTCGGGTGCGGCCTACGGCTATTACCCAGACAATCCGACCTGGATTGACGAAGGCGACGCCATTCGCGGCAACGCCGAGTTTGCCTATTCCGATCACAAGCGGCAGGTGGAAGAGTTGCTGGCCACCTTCCGCAGCAACCACCCCGAGCTGCAGCAACTGATCTTCCGCCCCGGCACCGTGCTGGGCACGGACACCCGCAACCAGATCACCGGGCTGTTTGAAGCCAAGCGCGTACTGACCATCAAGGGCAGCGACTCGCCCTTTGTGTTCATCTGGGATCAGGACGTGCTTGCCGCCATGGAAATGGGCATCCGCGAAGACAAGCGCGGCATTTACAACATGGCCGGCGATGGCGCCCTGACTATGCGCGAAATCGCCCAACGGCTGAACAAGCCGACGCTCACTCTTGCGCCCTGGGTGCTGAAGAGCGCACTGCAAGTCGCCAAATGGCTAGGCAAACCCACCGGCCCCGAGCAGATCAACTTTCTGCGCTACCGCCCGGTGCTGAGCAATCAGCGGCTGAAGAACGAGTTCGGCTATCAGCTGCAGAAAACCTCGGCCGAGACCTTCGATTTTTTTGTCGAAGCCCGGGGGCTGCGGCGCTGA
- a CDS encoding SDR family oxidoreductase, translating into MKTILITGAASGLGWAMAQRWFAAGHQLVLADINAELLAEREAQLNAPERVLTVVADITQAEDIQRLIGATEQKFGRLDRLVNNAGITHRSPAHKTDPAVFRKVMAVDWQGPVELTMAALPLLRASRGEILCIGSMAGWMPVPGRAAYCAAKGALTQFFEVLRLELEADGIHVLMVYPSFLDTPIEHNALGKDGKPASHARSMVGGMRSAEWMVELIDKALANGQRWLLPEPVSKFGSLLWRFAPALYLRQVRKRFAGELS; encoded by the coding sequence ATGAAGACAATATTGATCACCGGTGCCGCCTCCGGCCTGGGCTGGGCCATGGCGCAGCGCTGGTTTGCCGCCGGCCACCAGTTAGTACTGGCCGATATCAACGCCGAACTGCTGGCCGAGCGCGAAGCTCAGCTCAACGCGCCAGAGCGGGTGCTCACGGTGGTCGCCGACATCACCCAGGCCGAAGACATCCAGCGCCTGATCGGCGCCACCGAACAAAAGTTTGGCCGGCTGGATAGGCTGGTCAACAACGCCGGTATTACCCACCGCTCACCCGCGCACAAGACTGACCCGGCGGTGTTCCGCAAGGTCATGGCGGTCGACTGGCAGGGCCCGGTGGAACTGACCATGGCGGCGTTGCCGCTGCTGCGCGCCAGCCGTGGCGAGATTCTCTGCATCGGCTCCATGGCCGGCTGGATGCCGGTGCCGGGGCGCGCCGCCTACTGCGCCGCCAAGGGCGCGCTGACCCAGTTCTTCGAGGTGCTGCGGCTGGAGCTGGAAGCCGACGGCATCCACGTGTTGATGGTCTACCCCAGCTTTCTCGACACGCCCATCGAGCACAACGCCCTGGGCAAGGATGGCAAGCCCGCCAGCCACGCGCGCTCCATGGTCGGCGGCATGCGCAGCGCGGAATGGATGGTAGAACTGATCGACAAAGCGCTCGCAAACGGGCAACGTTGGCTGCTGCCCGAGCCGGTGTCGAAATTCGGCAGCCTGCTCTGGCGCTTCGCCCCGGCGCTTTACTTGCGTCAGGTACGCAAACGTTTTGCCGGAGAGCTAAGTTGA
- a CDS encoding sulfite exporter TauE/SafE family protein, whose product MIVDPWIWLGVFILLAYTIEAITGFGSIVIALSLGALLLPIPEMLPVLVPLNIFMSGYLAWRNRQHIQWSLLLKLILPLMLLGMLLGYGLRPWLDGQLLKGLFGLLVLWFAGRELLRLFRGHESAAHPGWLSRSLTLGAGVTHGLFASGGPLLVYALAGTTLDKSKLRATLISVWFGLNSSMTLLFLLDGSLLPSVPHILSYLPLLVIGVLLGEFLHHRLNEQRFRQVIYSLLVVTGGLLLGKAVV is encoded by the coding sequence ATGATCGTCGACCCCTGGATCTGGCTGGGTGTCTTTATCCTGCTGGCTTATACCATCGAAGCCATTACCGGCTTCGGCAGCATCGTTATAGCACTGTCACTCGGCGCACTGCTGCTGCCCATCCCCGAGATGCTACCGGTTCTGGTGCCGTTGAATATCTTCATGAGCGGCTATCTGGCCTGGCGCAACCGTCAGCACATCCAATGGTCGTTGCTGCTCAAGCTGATTCTGCCGCTGATGCTGCTCGGCATGCTGCTTGGCTACGGCCTGCGGCCTTGGCTCGACGGCCAGCTGCTCAAGGGACTGTTCGGTCTGCTGGTGCTCTGGTTTGCCGGGCGTGAATTACTGCGCCTGTTTCGCGGCCATGAAAGTGCCGCCCATCCCGGCTGGCTCAGCCGCAGCCTAACGCTCGGCGCCGGCGTCACCCACGGCCTGTTCGCCTCCGGCGGCCCGCTGCTGGTCTACGCCCTGGCCGGCACCACACTGGACAAGAGCAAACTGCGCGCCACCCTGATCAGCGTCTGGTTTGGCCTCAACAGCAGCATGACCCTCCTGTTCCTGCTCGACGGCAGCCTGCTGCCCAGCGTGCCGCATATTCTCAGCTACCTGCCGCTACTGGTGATCGGCGTACTGCTGGGCGAGTTTCTGCATCACCGCCTGAACGAGCAGCGCTTTCGGCAGGTGATTTATTCGTTGCTGGTGGTGACGGGGGGGTTGTTGTTGGGTAAGGCGGTGGTGTGA
- a CDS encoding Fic family protein, whose amino-acid sequence MQTAFWIWQQADWPRFVWQTERLAPLLRACTQAQGRLLGMAGAVEADEEARTSLDALLQNIITSSAIEGETLNVQSVRSSLARRLGLAPEGKVSARSEGLADLMLDATTNLAQPLSAERLFAWHACLFPSQGASLSRPIHVAALRGDDPMQVVSGRLDNPKVHFEAPPREGLELALDAFLTWFDASRRDDTLDPLLRAGIAHFWFVTLHPFDDGNGRLTRAITDLALAQAEPQAIRLHAMSASILANRAGYYRILEASQRGGLDITDWLEWFLTTLLHSLQEALARIERLLAKARYWQKRRTLALSVEQKKVLNRLLDGGERGFEQGISAAQYQAVAKVSKATATRHLADLLDKGCIERLPGGGRSTRYQVRWG is encoded by the coding sequence ATGCAAACAGCATTCTGGATATGGCAGCAAGCGGATTGGCCGCGCTTTGTATGGCAAACGGAGCGCCTGGCGCCGTTGCTGCGTGCCTGTACTCAGGCTCAGGGCCGACTGCTGGGGATGGCGGGCGCGGTCGAGGCCGACGAAGAGGCGCGCACTAGTCTGGATGCACTGCTGCAGAACATCATTACATCCTCCGCGATCGAGGGCGAAACGCTTAACGTGCAGTCGGTGCGGTCATCCCTCGCACGGCGGCTGGGTTTGGCGCCCGAGGGCAAAGTCAGCGCGCGCAGTGAGGGGCTGGCAGACCTCATGCTGGATGCCACCACCAATCTGGCGCAACCCCTGAGTGCCGAGCGGCTGTTTGCCTGGCATGCCTGTTTGTTCCCCAGCCAAGGGGCGTCGCTGTCGCGTCCGATTCACGTGGCGGCGTTGCGTGGCGATGATCCCATGCAGGTGGTTTCCGGCAGATTGGACAACCCCAAGGTGCATTTTGAAGCACCACCACGTGAAGGGCTGGAATTGGCGCTGGATGCCTTCCTGACCTGGTTTGACGCAAGCCGTCGCGACGACACGCTTGATCCGTTGTTGCGCGCGGGTATCGCGCATTTCTGGTTTGTCACCCTGCACCCGTTTGACGACGGCAATGGCCGACTCACCCGCGCCATCACCGATCTGGCGCTGGCCCAAGCCGAGCCGCAGGCTATTCGGCTACATGCCATGTCGGCCAGTATCCTGGCCAACCGGGCGGGCTACTACCGCATTCTGGAAGCCAGCCAAAGAGGCGGATTGGACATTACCGATTGGCTGGAGTGGTTTCTCACTACCCTGCTGCACAGCCTGCAGGAGGCGTTGGCGCGTATTGAGCGGCTGCTTGCAAAGGCGCGTTACTGGCAAAAGCGCCGCACCCTGGCCTTGTCTGTCGAGCAAAAAAAGGTATTAAACCGATTGCTGGATGGCGGCGAGCGCGGTTTCGAACAGGGCATCAGCGCAGCGCAATATCAGGCCGTGGCCAAGGTATCCAAGGCGACGGCAACGCGGCATCTGGCTGACTTGCTGGACAAGGGCTGCATCGAGCGCCTGCCGGGCGGTGGGCGGAGTACGCGGTATCAGGTCCGGTGGGGTTGA
- a CDS encoding DUF4394 domain-containing protein, whose amino-acid sequence MNTFNKLLLTTSLTLAAGTASAAHLLALSEDGMLHKIDSDTLKVTASMQVDGASDLRGIDVRPANGTLYALGGGDQLYTIDAATGKATVGAKLSSALPGSEHAVVDFNPKADRLRLLAADGTNYRVNVETGEVATDGSVAYAADFKHDNMMEKVVAGAYTDSFAGTEKTELYTIDLSSGMLMLQDPPNDGVQKPVGELAKGLDAAAMDIASDGKGGNTAYVLANGTLHTVDLKTGTPTALGMVADLPENIIDIAVWPEM is encoded by the coding sequence ATGAATACGTTCAACAAACTGCTCCTGACCACCTCACTCACACTCGCCGCCGGCACTGCCAGCGCCGCCCACCTGCTGGCGCTGAGCGAAGACGGCATGCTGCACAAAATCGACAGCGATACCCTCAAAGTGACCGCCAGTATGCAAGTAGATGGCGCCAGCGACTTGCGCGGCATAGACGTACGCCCTGCCAACGGCACGCTCTACGCCCTCGGCGGCGGTGACCAGCTGTACACCATTGATGCCGCCACCGGCAAAGCCACCGTCGGCGCCAAGCTGAGTTCAGCGCTGCCGGGCAGTGAGCATGCAGTCGTCGACTTCAACCCCAAGGCCGACCGCCTGCGTTTGCTGGCCGCCGATGGCACCAACTACCGCGTCAACGTAGAAACCGGTGAAGTCGCCACCGACGGTAGCGTGGCCTACGCTGCCGATTTCAAGCACGACAACATGATGGAAAAAGTGGTGGCCGGCGCTTACACCGACTCTTTCGCCGGCACCGAAAAAACCGAGCTTTACACCATCGACCTTTCCAGCGGCATGCTGATGCTGCAGGATCCGCCGAACGACGGCGTACAGAAACCGGTAGGTGAACTGGCCAAAGGCCTGGACGCCGCGGCGATGGACATCGCCAGCGACGGCAAAGGTGGCAACACCGCCTACGTACTGGCCAACGGCACCCTGCACACCGTGGACCTGAAAACCGGCACACCCACCGCGCTGGGGATGGTTGCCGACCTGCCAGAGAACATTATCGATATCGCCGTATGGCCTGAGATGTAA
- a CDS encoding anti-sigma factor produces MIPEAIEPRRALIGEYVLGLLEEPEASEVRALIARDREAARMALEWEQHLLELADELPAQSPSLVLWERVQQSLGWAPAAQANAAEGAAGWWNSLGLWRLTSGALALLVLLSWLPGVLRDAPSGDSFTAVLQVPGESAKPGWVVTVDGDGTLKLQSLVADAIPAGRSVQFWTLIDPKDGPRSLGLIEPGKGVTLSAEQIGAVQAGQLFELTLEPQGGSPLDRPTGPVLYIGRAVLIASN; encoded by the coding sequence ATGATTCCAGAGGCAATTGAGCCGCGTCGGGCGTTGATCGGCGAATACGTGCTGGGCCTGCTCGAAGAGCCGGAGGCCAGCGAGGTGCGCGCGTTGATTGCCCGCGACCGCGAGGCCGCGCGCATGGCGCTGGAGTGGGAGCAACATCTGCTGGAACTGGCGGACGAGCTGCCAGCGCAAAGCCCTTCGTTGGTATTGTGGGAGCGGGTGCAGCAGAGCCTGGGTTGGGCCCCTGCAGCGCAGGCTAACGCCGCTGAGGGTGCCGCCGGTTGGTGGAACAGCCTTGGCCTGTGGCGCTTGACCAGCGGCGCGCTGGCGCTGCTGGTACTGCTCAGTTGGCTGCCCGGTGTGCTGCGTGATGCACCGAGCGGCGACAGCTTCACCGCCGTGCTGCAGGTACCGGGTGAAAGCGCCAAGCCGGGCTGGGTGGTGACGGTCGATGGCGATGGCACGCTGAAGCTGCAATCGCTGGTGGCCGACGCCATACCGGCGGGTCGCAGCGTGCAGTTCTGGACGCTGATCGACCCCAAGGACGGGCCGCGTTCACTGGGCCTGATCGAGCCGGGCAAGGGCGTTACCCTGAGTGCCGAGCAGATTGGCGCCGTGCAGGCCGGGCAGCTGTTTGAGCTGACGCTGGAGCCGCAGGGCGGCTCGCCGTTGGATCGACCTACCGGGCCGGTGTTGTATATCGGGCGGGCGGTACTGATCGCGAGTAACTAG
- a CDS encoding sigma-70 family RNA polymerase sigma factor — protein sequence MADSEFDYEGTLEACARGDKGAFARLYQREAGQLLGLAITLLGRRDQAEDCLHDALVKVWHNADRFDRSLGQGRAWIYSILRYRALNQLRSRGRLVDTDDGFIEQMADDGAQAEDIASEQSDGRELRRCLRQLERPRRHPILLAFYRGLTHEQIASRLSTPLGTIKGRIRAGLRALQECLQA from the coding sequence ATGGCAGACAGCGAGTTTGATTACGAGGGCACTCTGGAGGCCTGTGCGCGGGGTGATAAGGGCGCGTTTGCGCGGCTTTATCAGCGCGAGGCGGGGCAGTTGCTGGGGTTGGCCATTACCTTGCTGGGGCGGCGGGATCAGGCGGAGGACTGTTTGCACGATGCGCTGGTGAAGGTGTGGCACAACGCGGATCGTTTTGATCGCTCGCTGGGTCAGGGCCGTGCCTGGATTTACAGCATTCTGCGTTACCGGGCGCTGAATCAGTTGCGCAGTCGCGGGCGGCTGGTTGATACCGACGACGGCTTTATCGAGCAGATGGCCGATGACGGTGCGCAGGCAGAAGACATCGCCAGCGAGCAGTCGGACGGCCGTGAGCTGCGGCGTTGTTTGCGGCAGCTGGAGCGCCCACGTCGCCATCCGATCCTCTTGGCCTTTTACCGGGGCCTGACCCATGAACAGATTGCCAGTCGGCTGTCCACGCCGCTGGGCACTATCAAGGGACGTATCCGCGCCGGACTACGCGCATTGCAGGAGTGTTTGCAGGCATGA
- a CDS encoding zinc ribbon domain-containing protein, giving the protein MRNEDGTFCKDCHFQLDEALTANKNYPCPSCGSTERYINMSMFEGVNLYDSWGAQSKDPKHPGKRKVRWETFVGWQRSHKLQSMVHKTRTIDRDNDTYQEIVTDPKTGEIIHRCEEPLSEHFGHGSAKRKS; this is encoded by the coding sequence ATGCGAAATGAAGACGGCACTTTCTGCAAAGACTGTCACTTTCAGCTTGATGAAGCCTTAACAGCTAACAAAAATTATCCATGTCCGAGCTGTGGTTCAACGGAAAGATATATAAATATGTCGATGTTTGAAGGAGTTAATCTCTACGACTCATGGGGTGCTCAGTCCAAAGATCCCAAGCATCCCGGAAAAAGAAAAGTTCGGTGGGAAACGTTTGTTGGGTGGCAACGGAGCCATAAATTACAAAGCATGGTTCATAAAACGAGAACTATTGACCGTGACAATGATACGTACCAAGAAATAGTGACCGATCCAAAAACCGGAGAGATCATTCACCGTTGTGAAGAGCCGCTCTCCGAACACTTTGGCCATGGCTCAGCAAAGCGGAAGTCCTAA
- a CDS encoding SDR family oxidoreductase: MSQAAGRQSIFITGAASGMGRETARLFHQQGWFIGAFDVNQAGLDALQQELGADNCITQTLDVSDKAQFEAAVASFGAATDGRMDVLFNNAGIIMRGFFDEMSFEDQLKIINVNVIGVLNGTHAALPLLKATPNALCFNTSSSSATMGMPLIAVYSASKHAVKGLTEAWSNEFKRFDIRCADALPGLIRTGMTSDEFLQTAPTKGPFRLIEAIEVAKVVWASYHDASKLHWYIPEELAELDKAASNDPELLRDKLARNMPQ, translated from the coding sequence ATGTCCCAAGCCGCTGGCCGTCAATCCATCTTCATCACCGGTGCCGCCTCCGGCATGGGGCGTGAAACAGCGCGTTTGTTTCACCAACAGGGCTGGTTCATCGGTGCCTTCGACGTCAACCAGGCCGGGCTGGACGCGCTGCAGCAAGAGCTGGGCGCCGACAACTGTATCACCCAGACGCTGGATGTGAGCGACAAGGCGCAGTTTGAGGCGGCGGTCGCCTCCTTTGGCGCCGCTACCGATGGCCGTATGGATGTGCTTTTCAACAATGCCGGCATCATCATGCGCGGCTTTTTCGATGAGATGTCGTTCGAGGATCAGCTGAAGATCATCAACGTGAACGTGATTGGCGTACTCAACGGCACCCACGCCGCGCTGCCGCTGCTGAAGGCCACGCCCAATGCGCTGTGCTTCAACACCTCCTCATCGTCCGCGACCATGGGCATGCCACTGATTGCCGTGTATTCGGCCAGCAAGCACGCGGTGAAGGGCCTGACCGAGGCCTGGTCGAACGAATTCAAGCGCTTTGATATTCGCTGCGCCGATGCGCTGCCGGGGCTGATTCGCACCGGCATGACCTCGGACGAATTCTTGCAGACGGCGCCCACCAAGGGGCCGTTCCGGCTGATTGAAGCGATCGAGGTAGCCAAGGTGGTGTGGGCCAGTTACCACGATGCAAGCAAGCTGCACTGGTACATCCCCGAGGAGCTGGCCGAGCTGGACAAGGCCGCGAGCAACGACCCGGAGCTGCTGCGCGACAAGCTGGCGCGCAATATGCCGCAGTAA